A section of the Telopea speciosissima isolate NSW1024214 ecotype Mountain lineage chromosome 3, Tspe_v1, whole genome shotgun sequence genome encodes:
- the LOC122653903 gene encoding uncharacterized protein LOC122653903, producing MAPPTPSVSDPTSPYYLHNSDHPGTPLVTQLLNGDNFPTWSRAITMALQAKNKVGFIDGTLKKPADDSTDLSAWSRCNSMVTSWLIHSTIPSIANSILWTTNAHDVWIDLSDRFSQQNAPRIFEIRRFIYNHSQGTDSISAYYTALKAYRDELSSYRTLPTCTCGAMTSLNGFIETDALIDFLQGLNDSFSAVRSQILLMDPLPSMAKAYSLLLQEERQRSLHDARPIPLDQAALAAQHSSTSRDSKGRSRPRYHCNYCDMDGHSDSRCFKQHGYPPNWTPRNGDGTKSKPRNNNVHAANLTATNAPLASAIAPTISA from the coding sequence ATGGCTCCACCCACCCCCTCCGTCTCTGACCCAACTTCTCCCTATTACCTGCATAATAGCGATCACCCTGGCACCCCTCTTGTCACCCAACTTCTTAATGGTGACAACTTTCCGACTTGGAGTCGTGCCATTACTATGGCTCTCCAAGCAAAGAACAAGGTTGGCTTCATTGACGGCACCCTCAAGAAACCTGCTGATGACTCCACTGATTTGTCTGCTTGGAGTCGATGCAACTCCATGGTTACATCTTGGTTGATCCACTCTACAATTCCCTCTATTGCCAACAGTATTTTATGGACCACCAACGCTCATGATGTCTGGATCGACCTTAGTGACCGCTTCTCTCAACAAAATGCTCCTCGTATCTTCGAGATACGACGTTTCATCTATAACCACAGTCAAGGAACAGATTCGATCTCTGCTTACTATACAGCCTTGAAGGCCTATCGAGACGAGTTGTCATCATATCGAACTCTTCCCACCTGCACTTGTGGCGCTATGACAAGCCTCAATGGCTTCATTGAAACTGACGCTCTCATCGATTTCCTTCAAGGTTTGAATGACTCGTTCTCTGCTGTCCGGAGTCAAATACTCCTTATGGATCCACTGCCCTCTATGGCCAAGGCCTATTCTTTACTGCTGCAGGAGGAACGCCAACGCTCTCTTCACGATGCTCGGCCCATTCCTCTCGATCAAGCTGCCTTGGCTGCCCAACACTCCTCCACCAGCCGTGATTCCAAAGGTCGTTCTCGTCCCCGATATCATTGCAACTATTGCGATATGGACGGGCATTCTGACTCTCGCTGTTTCAAGCAACATGGCTACCCACCCAATTGGACGCCTCGCAATGGAGATGGTACTAAGTCTAAGCCCCGCAACAACAATGTTCACGCTGCCAATCTTACTGCAACCAACGCACCTCTTGCATCTGCGATTGCTCCCACCATCTCTGCCTAA